The proteins below come from a single Triticum aestivum cultivar Chinese Spring chromosome 5D, IWGSC CS RefSeq v2.1, whole genome shotgun sequence genomic window:
- the LOC123121115 gene encoding probable disease resistance protein At1g61300: MAYDDDESPLRPPRRFTGTASRALLLMGRRASAARSELEHMLSHENDRPKALPLSLLEDITDGFSENHQIGSGGFAVVYKGMLENGTVAVKKLSERLDIPDNKVDEEIHCLMMVKHKNIVRFLGYCANIQGEMYVPKGSLDEYIKDASCGLDWIKSYQIITGICEGLHYLHLNHIVHLDLKPANILLDDNMTPKITDFGLSRYFNENQSRAITKNMSGTLGYMAPEFHSGDIYTITYKSDIYSLGVVIIEMLTGKKWYPAYPDVDDVLQSWRNKLGKSPEDTQLKQIRLCTELGIMCIDGNQANRPDTSHIINRLGETGNTCIVAGVSSLIIPQVERTLENMEDATNNLLLNDGTEKNVILGLGAAKNACAVQECLNDTPHVITVESGPSMSTEELNLQEALRFIKDDPVGVIGIWGPGGVGKTHLLKNIKNSLDGDVTFNYVVQVTASRGCSVEKIQIHIARQLDLNQDGNMESQSRVIFDFLKKRNFLILLDDLWDQIDLQAVDLPYPLGSVNQIKRKVVLTTRSRKICGQMEVRKEFKVTCLREDEAWQLFKDKVGNETLSYSPHIGTLARELAKEMKGLPLALITIGRAMYAKFDTIEWEYAIQHMKRSCCDNDDPLDMERVVFSQVKFSFDSLRNNTLRKCFLTCALWPEDNNISKEELARCWIGLGLVDERDIQSSYTKAYSLMGDLSAACLLDGCGKLYDSVKMHDVVRDMALWISCGCGKNNGKWFAYGGVAQDEKFSIPWSQVECVSLVNNYLSELPPVGTNPRHMRMLCLRNNRLNESMIAKEVKKFTSLTYLDLSFNHLREIPKELCSLANLEHLDLSHNYYIKEVPRHFGNLIKLKFLYLEGTIIQRLPEGVISSLQALQVIDFKIQVGDDLFPRMLQELGTLSHLKAVGIYVLFFPQYELFLRESSKLAIRYLNLHILTTCSLDPSAIHDFTRGTLHELEIEMCDIKEIILGHKLAGPTCCFGTLSRLILTALSDLREITWMGTSPASLFPRLAYLMVGGCGKLNDLSWAIYLPCLEQLIIVACDLMQQAFTRHLGDDKFSEQDNVKTFPCLKYLNISKCRSLVSIGDPNVTFPSLERLELGYSRELKSLPFKMDSLPRRLQLLEIDVKSWERLDLDGVKSFLQPRLKLY; this comes from the exons ATGGCCTACGACGACGACGAGTCACCATTGCGGCCACCGAG GAGATTCACA GGTACTGCTAGCCGTGCGTTATTGCTAATGGGTCGTCGAGCTAGTGCTGCACGAAGTGAACTCGAGCATATGCTATCTCATGAAAACGATCGGCCAAAGGCCTTGCCATTATCACTTTTGGAAGACATCACAGATGGTTTCTCCGAGAACCATCAAATTGGCAGCGGTGGGTTTGCGGTGGTTTATAAG GGAATGCTTGAGAATGGGACCGTTGCTGTGAAGAAGCTGTCTGAAAGGCTTGATATTCCTGATAATAAAGTTGATGAAGAGATTCATTGTTTAATGATGGTGAAGCACAAAAATATAGTACGGTTTTTGGGATATTGTGCTAACATACAAGGAGAAATG TATGTACCTAAAGGAAGTCTTGATGAGTATATCAAAG ATGCATCTTGTGGACTTGACTGGATAAAGAGCTATCAGATAATAACGGGAATATGTGAGGGTTTACATTACCTTCATTTGAATCATATTGTTCACTTAGATCTGAAGCCCGCAAATATTTTGCTGGATGACAACATGACACCGAAAATTACCGACTTTGGTCtgtcaaggtactttaatgaaaaTCAAAGTCGGGCTATTACCAAAAATATGTCTGGAACGCT GGGTTATATGGCACCAGAGTTCCATAGCGGAGACATATACACAATCACATACAAGTCAGATATTTACAGTCTTGGTGTCGTAATTATAGAGATGCTGACAGGAAAAAAGTGGTATCCAGCATATCCTGATGTTGATGAT GTACTTCAAAGTTGGAGGAATAAGTTGGGGAAatcacccgaggacacacaatTGAAACAGATACGGTTATGCACCGAGCTAGGGATAATGTGCATTGATGGCAACCAAGCAAACAGACCAGATACATCACATATAATCAATAGGCTTGGTGAAACGGGAAATACATGTATTGTAGCTGGTGTGAGTAGTTTAATAATACCACAG GTAGAAAGGACTTTGGAAAATATGGAGGATGCCACTAACAACTTGCTTCTGAATGATGGTACTGAGAAGAATGTTATTCTTGGGTTGGGGGCGGCTAAAAATGCCTGTGCGGTCCAAGAATGTCTCAATGATACTCCTCATGTTATTACAGTCGAATCTGGTCCATCAATGTCTACAGAGGAACTTAACCTTCAAGAGGCCTTGCGGTTCATTAAGGATGATCCTGTGGGAGTGATTGGAATATGGGGTCCAGGTGGAGTAGGGAAAACACACCTTTTGAAAAATATCAAGAACTCGCTGGATGGAGACGTGACCTTTAACTATGTCGTACAAGTGACAGCTTCAAGGGGGTGTTCGGTGGAAAAGATCCAAATTCACATTGCACGCCAACTTGACCTGAACCAAGATGGTAATATGGAATCTCAATCTCGTGTCATCTTTGACTTCCTGAAGAAGAGAAACTTTCTTATATTGCTGGATGATCTCTGGGACCAAATTGATCTGCAAGCAGTTGACTTGCCATACCCCCTTGGAAGTGTGAACCAAATCAAGAGAAAAGTGGTGCTCACAACAAGATCAAGAAAAATTTGTGGTCAAATGGAGGTGAGAAAAGAGTTTAAAGTAACTTGTCTGCGGGAGGATGAGGCATGGCAGCTATTCAAAGATAAGGTCGGGAACGAAACTCTTTCTTATAGTCCTCACATTGGTACTCTTGCAAGAGAACTTGCGAAGGAAATGAAGGGCTTGCCATTAGCTTTGATAACTATTGGAAGGGCAATGTATGCAAAATTTGACACAATTGAGTGGGAATATGCCATCCAACATATGAAACGGTCATGTTGCGATAACGATGACCCTCTAGATATGGAAAGAGTTGTTTTCAGCCAGGTCAAATTTAGTTTTGATAGTTTAcgcaacaacactctgaggaaatGTTTTTTGACTTGTGCACTATGGCCAGAGGATAACAATATTTCCAAAGAAGAGCTCGCTCGATGTTGGATTGGCTTAGGTCTAGTGGATGAGCGAGACATACAAAGTTCCTACACAAAAGCATATAGTCTCATGGGTGACCTTTCAGCAGCATGTTTGTTAGATGGTTGTGGAAAATTGTATGATTCTGTTAAAATGCATGATGTGGTTCGTGACATGGCTTTATGGATCTCTTGTGGCTGTGGTAAAAACAATGGCAAGTGGTTTGCCTATGGAGGAGTTGCCCAAGATGAAAAATTTAGTATCCCTTGGAGCCAAGTTGAGTGTGTCTCATTGGTGAATAACTATTTGTCAGAACTTCCTCCTGTTGGTACCAATCCTCGTCACATGCGGATGTTATGCCTTAGAAATAATCGGTTGAATGAAAGTATGATAGCTAAAGAAGTCAAGAAATTCACTTCACTGACATATTTGGATTTGAGCTTCAACCATCTGAGGGAGATACCTAAAGAATTATGTTCTTTGGCAAACCTGGAACACCTTGATTTGTCCCATAATTATTATATAAAAGAAGTGCCTCGTCACTTTGGAAACCTCATTAAGCTCAAGTTCTTGTACCTTGAAGGGACTATCATACAAAGGTTACCAGAGGGGGTCATATCTAGCCTTCAAGCATTGCAAGTAATAGACTTCAAAATTCAAGTTGGTGATGACCTTTTTCCAAGAATGCTTCAAGAGTTGGGCACCCTATCCCACTTGAAAGCAGTTGGCATCTATGTCCTTTTTTTCCCTCAGTATGAATTATTTCTAAGAGAAAGCAGCAAGCTCGCCATCAGGTATTTAAATCTGCACATACTCAcgacgtgttcacttgacccctctGCTATTCATGACTTCACACGAGGAACCTTGCATGAACTGGAAATTGAAATGTGCGACATTAAGGAAATTATATTAGGGCACAAGTTGGCAGGACCAACCTGTTGTTTTGGTACTCTCAGTCGGCTCATTTTGACAGCTTTGTCAGACTTGAGAGAGATAACTTGGATGGGAACATCTCCAGCATCTCTTTTTCCAAGGCTTGCCTACTTGATGGTGGGGGGCTGCGGGAAGCTAAATGACCTCTCTTGGGCGATCTATCTGCCTTGCCTCGAACAACTCATAATAGTTGCCTGTGATTTGATGCAGCAAGCATTTACTAGGCACCTTGGTGATGACAAGTTCAGCGAACAAGACAATGTGAAGACGTTTCCCTGCCTCAAATATCTGAACATTTCGAAGTGCAGATCGCTGGTCAGTATTGGAGATCCCAATGTGACATTTCCATCCCTAGAGCGACTGGAGCTTGGATATTCTCGAGAATTGAAGAGTCTTCCTTTCAAGATGGACAGCTTGCCACGAAGATTGCAGCTACTGGAGATTGATGTTAAATCCTGGGAGAGATTGGACCTCGATGGTGTCAAATCTTTCCTGCAACCCAGACTTAAATTGTACTAG
- the LOC123121116 gene encoding uncharacterized protein → MEMTSRVVVQLVHGVVVVLKDALQLQGARGLDLERPTSGDTPLHQVPELPLNICMVSEMFLQILATGLGALALVWATVVLLGGFSTSLQTADFWVITAIVFIQTARVVGINVSPEAEFFNQVPPAFLELGAEHYTKWGRGRPLTGRATGSKFVYYLMLGLGSARDFIYFTAFLAILVLAVPMIAGLGCISLSIYRLLAILSRHHDNSNVFRALILFYALVLLQGGLFILWLFLRLYRSDLANHVSFKYGLEDKRELIDKYMDKTLGTAIKNGVAGTINRNLASFAAEMMKSEYSQDRIDAVLVMHRLTSQEDHRTRTLSQIQSSPLCVSRLLDMVTSKSRTDQRTKICIAQIVAHLASNLRLADISGATESISSMIDPYFTKISTPATNVNIDHQTAIDITIDQQGAIQSASAANGGESNGSCIFVKQLMERVARQRAEIIRNRQQRTLRSSRTTSGAESKPLIIHGLLILAKLAVNPDNCKHIYDYKGLFSKIISPVKNKVYEILRDDGITMEITEKALEVVSMLVSGTDETNEKIRRDICSNGIVAHDICSILEQDHMYDKLKVPATKILTELSLDTSTQATLGLDGVAEFINDLMDIFFDAANESEELKKTAGEALAVLAMDNANCITIMNFSTETNTSVQLLTDMINAVNPRLYQTPIAQLLMQLCANSNPAEREEYLASVKTNLHEVLKVICNVEQAENTNQVGSPQHNLGQQQAANTNQAGSPQHNPVLQQAANTNQAGSPQHNSGQQQAANTNQAGSPQHNPGQQQAANTNQVGSPQHNLGQQQAANANQTGSPQDNRGRPPFSRAFYRLNSFLGAHHSHAANRNNPNDNLPAVTQLVGARRKSLAAFLGLTLEICDKLEISPDDFDDALALIPLSMDDFVDKLNHIIEQCKGHSVDSLEGKGPSIEYLIIIKTVTKLCTWMMQSKPDCITVFQNKNTSSKLQGALEDMRDLELGMLLTGSAGDMANYQPLSNIMGVARQMMDANVQV, encoded by the exons ATGGAGATGACTTCGAGGGTGGTGGTGCAACTGGTGCATGGAGTCGTGGTGGTCTTGAAGGATGCACTCCAGCTGCAAGGTGCTCGAGGGCTCGACCTTGAACGGCCAACGAGCGGAGACACGCCCTTGCACCAGGTGCCGGAGCTGCCGCTTAACATCTGCATGGTATCCGAGATGTTCCTGCAGATCCTTGCCACGGGGCTCGGCGCCCTCGCCTTAGTCTGGGCGACCGTCGTCCTGCTCGGCGGTTTCTCCACTTCTCTACAGACGGCTGATTTCTGGGTCATCACTGCTATCGTCTTCATCCAAACAGCCAG GGTCGTGGGCATAAATGTAAGCCCCGAGGCAGAATTTTTCAACCAAGTTCCACCAGCATTCCTTGAATTGGGCGCCGAGCACTACACGAaatgggggcgaggaaggccgctGACTGGCCGAGCAACTGGCTCTAAATTCGTTTACTATCTCATGCTGGGACTTGGAAGTGCAAGGGATTTCATATACTTTACGGCCTTCTTAGCAATATTGGTCCTTGCAGTTCCAATGATCGCAGGGTTAGGCTGCATATCACTTTCCATCTATCGTCTCCTTGCCATCCTGTCGAGACACCATGACAATTCCAATGTGTTTCGTGCACTCATCTTGTTCTATGCTCTCGTGCTTCTCCAAGGTGGATTGTTCATCTTGTGGTTGTTTCTGAGGTTGTATCGTTCTGATCTCGCAAACCACGTGAGCTTCAAGTATGGACTTGAGGACAAGAGAGAATTGATTGACAAATATATGGACAAAACCTTGGGCACGGCCATAAAAAATGGGGTGGCAGGTACCATCAACAGGAACCTGGCTTCCTTCGCAGCAGAAATGATGAAATCTGAGTACAGTCAGGACCGCATTGATGCAGTTTTGGTGATGCATAGATTGACATCCCAAGAGGACCATAGAACAAGAACACTATCCCAGATACAATCATCACCGCTCTGTGTCTCCAGGCTGCTTGACATGGTTACCTCAAAGAGCCGCACTGATCAGAGGACAAAAATATGCATCGCACAAATTGTGGCACATCTTGCTAGCAACTTGCGCCTGGCTGACATATCAGGAGCAACAGAGTCCATTTCTTCCATGATTGATCCCTACTTTACGAAAATATCAACACCGGCTACCAATGTCAACATTGACCATCAGACAGCTATTGACATCACAATTGACCAGCAGGGGGCTATTCAGTCAGCCAGCGCTGCCAATGGAGGAGAAAGCAATGGATCTTGTATTTTTGTTAAGCAATTAATGGAAAGGGTAGCTCGGCAGAGAGCAGAAATCATCAGAAATAGACAGCAAAGAACTCTTCGATCCTCCAGGACTACCAGTGGAGCTGAAAGCAAACCTCTAATTATCCATGGCCTGTTGATTCTTGCCAAGCTTGCAGTTAACCCGGACAACTGCAAACACATATATGATTACAAGGGTCTCTTCTCCAAGATCATATCCCCAGTCAAAAATAAAGTGTATGAGATCCTCAGAGATGATGGTATCACCATGGAAATAACTGAGAAGGCACTGGAAGTGGTGAGCATGCTTGTCAGTGGCACAGATGAAACCAATGAAAAGATACGCCGAGATATTTGTAGCAACGGGATAGTAGCGCACGATATTTGCTCAATcttggaacaggaccacatgtaCGACAAGCTAAAGGTTCCAGCAACAAAGATCCTTACGGAGCTATCTTTGGATACGTCCACTCAAGCTACCCTTGGACTTGATGGCGTAGCTGAATTCATTAACGACTTGATGGACATCTTCTTTGATGCTGCTAATGAGAGTGAAGAACTCAAGAAGACAGCAGGGGAAGCATTGGCAGTACTGGCAATGGACAATGCCAATTGTATAACGATCATGAATTTCAGCACAGAGACAAATACTTCAGTTCAGCTGCTCACAGATATGATTAATGCAGTAAACCCCAGATTATATCAAACTCCCATAGCACAACTGCTGATGCAACTTTGTGCAAATTCTAATCCTGCAGAAAGGGAGGAGTATCTCGCATCAGTCAAAACAAATCTACATGAG GTGCTCAAAGTTATATGCAATGTTGAACAAGCAGAAAATACAAATCAGGTGGGTTCTCCACAGCACAACTTAGGCCAGCAACAAGCAGCAAACACAAATCAGGCGGGTTCTCCCCAGCATAACCCGGTCCTGCAACAAGCAGCAAACACAAATCAGGCAGGTTCCCCACAGCATAACTCAGGCCAGCAACAAGCAGCAAACACAAATCAGGCGGGTTCTCCCCAGCATAACCCGGGCCAGCAACAAGCAGCAAACACAAATCAGGTGGGTTCTCCACAGCACAACCTTGGGCAGCAACAAGCAGCAAATGCAAATCAGACAGGTTCTCCACAGGACAACCGGGGCCGGCCCCCATTTTCTCGGGCATTTTATCGCTTGAACAGTTTTCTCGGGGCTCACCACTCTCACGCTGCTAACCGAAACAATCCCAATGACAATTTGCCGGCTGTTACTCAGCTTGTAGGTGCTAGAAGAAAATCCCTGGCAGCCTTCTTAGGCCTTACATTGGAGATATGTGACAAACTGGAGATAAGTCCAGATGATTTTGATGATGCACTTGCGCTCATTCCTCTTTCCATGGATGACTTTGTGGATAAACTGAATCATATAATAGAACAGTGCAAGGGCCACTCTGTTGATAGCTTGGAAGGGAAGGGTCCCTCAATTGAGTATCTGATAATAATCAAGACAGTGACAAAGTTATGTACATGGATGATGCAAAGCAAGCCAGACTGCATTACAGTATTCCAGAACAAGAACACTAGCTCAAAACTGCAAGGTGCCTTGGAGGATATGAGAGACCTGGAACTAGGTATGCTCCTTACCGGCAGTGCAGGGGACATGGCTAATTACCAACCCCTTTCAAACATCATGGGTGTTGCACGGCAGATGATGGATGCTAATGTGCAAGTTTAA